The Catellatospora citrea DNA segment CGCCGCCGACCGGGACACCCCGCCCGCAGCCGTCACCTCGCCGGCTCCCGCGCCCGCGCCGTCGGCGAGCCCGGCCGACCGCGGCGCGCAGCTGCTGGCCGCGGTCCGGGGTGCGATCACGCGGGAGGCCCCCCAGGTCACGGGCTTGGAGACACTGGTCCGGTACATGGACGTGTGCGAGCTGGTCACTTCGCCGTCCGGCAAGCTCATGCCCAAGGACGGCTTCATCGCCCAGGCCCCGTACGAAGCGTCGGCCGTGCCGCAGGCCTGCCCCCCGCCGTGGGGCAACGTCCCCGACAGCTACCGCTGGCAGGGACGGTTCGCAAAGAACGGCAAGGTGTACGCGGTGACGATCCACATCTACCCGACCGTCCACCACGACCCCGCCGACCCACCCGTCAACGGGACCGACGCGCGGGAGCGCGAGCTCGCCGCCCAGGGCGAGAACCCGCCGTACCGCGGTCCGAACGGCGAGCACGTCCTCGTCCACGATTACCTGCTGAACATGACGAAGCCGGGCGGAGTCGGCGTCTTCATCGAGTGTCACGACACCGACGAGACGGGCGCCTTCATGACCCGCAGCCCGTTCACCAGGACCGAACTCGCCGCGATCGGCCTGGACCCGGCCCTGCGCCCCTGAGCGGACACGGCAAGGGCACCTTCTTTGCCGCTGAAGGTGCCCTTGCTCGGCGGCAGCCGACAGGGGTCGGGCTCGGCCGAGGTGAAACTGTGCCTGCCGCCGTCGACGCTAGACACGCAGGAGGGTCGTGGTGCCCGTGCCGATGACGAACGCCTCTCCGATGTAGTTGCCCGGATCCCTGCTCACGTCCTTCAGCGCAGGGAGGAAGCGCTTGGTGTCCTCGTCGGCGCGCAGCTCCTGGGCGAGCACCCGGAATTCCTGTTCCGGCCCGTCCCATTTCACGCCCCGCCCCTGGTCCAGACCGTGGGAGCTGCGGAACGCGTAGCCGCCGTTACCGACAACCGCAGGCCCGCCGGCAAGGAGCCACCAGGGCGGACTGCCTTTCGCTCCGCCGGCGAGAACATCCGGCGGCCCCTCGGCGAGCCGGGCCTCAAACAGGTAGGCCTTGCCCTCCTCGGTACTCGGCGCCTTGCCGCGGACGCTTATGGCGTCCAGCGTCCCGCTCGGCAGACGCCCGTACTGGATTGCCATGGTCCAGCCTGCGCGGACGGGAATCGTCGCCCAGTCGCCCTTCACTAACATGCGTTGCTCCTTCATCGACGACAGTCCAGGTTGCCGCGTGCACAAGCAGCGCCGGCCGTAGCGTGTCCGGCACCCCAGCCTATCGATCACGACCTGCCCAGACGTCTGTTTTCGCTGGTAGGACGCACGCCGATACTCCAATGCGGTTGGTGCGCGAGGTCGGCGGACGGGGAGGGATCACGTGCGGATCGGTCGCGCAAGCGCTGCGGCAGAAGACCGCTCGCCGCGGACCGCGCCTTCCCCGGAAATTCGGTGATCGAATCGTGATACGCCGACCCTAGGCTGCCACGGGTGATCAACTCCGGACCGCCCGTGTACGCGTGCCGGTCTTCAAAGCAAAGGAAGCCAGTCATGCGCCGCGTCATCGCGACCCTGTCCCTCAGCCTTGCCGTTCTCGGCACCGCCGCCTGTGGGGACACGCCCACGACCGAGGCGGGGCCGGGCACCTCGGCTGCTCCTTCTGCCTCGGCCCCCGCCGCTCCGGCCGGCACCGCCGACAAGAAGACCACCTGCGCGGCGTACGAGAAGGCCGAGCTCGCCGCCAAGACGGCCGTGGTGAACCTGTTCGGCGAAGCCGTCAAGTCCATGGACGACAAGGCCAAGCTGCAGCAGGTCGCCACCGATCTGAAGAAGACCATGACCGACTTCGGCGCCGCCCTCGGCACGGCTGCCGCCAACAGCGCCGACACCGAGGTCAAGGCCGCCCTTGAGGCGAACATCGCGGCCCTGACCACCGCCGCCGCGGCGATCGAGTCCGCAGCCGGTGACTTCGACAAGGCCAGCAGCGCCATGGACGCGCCCGAGTTCGAGGCGGCCACCAAGAAGATCGAATCGCTCTGCGCGGCCTGAGCCCAGCGGGCGGGCTCCGGCATTCGTCACCGGGCGTCCCCGCTACCCGCAGACAGCTCCGAGGCGAGTAAAGCCGCCGCCGACGCGCGATGAGGTCGATCATCGCGCGTCGGCACGCCCCGACCGCAAGGACCGTCAGATGCGTATCGCCACCTGTCTCACCCTGGCCGCGGCCATGTTCGGCCTCGCCGCCTGCGCGAACCAGAACCCGGCCGAGCCGAGCGCCACTGCGGCCCCGACCGCCGCCACGTCGGTGCCGGGAGGCATCGCCGCCGACTGTCCCCGCCTCAGCCGGGCTCTCGGCGAGCTGGAGGCGCAGGCCCCGGTGCTGTTGCCGCAGCTGGCCGCCACCAAGAAAGACCCGGGAAAGGCCGCGGAGGCCATCGCTGCCCTGGTCCATGAGCTGAAGGCTTTCCGGGACGCTTACGGTGCGGGCGCGGAGGCCATCGCCGACCCGGGGCTGAAGGCCGCGGTCCAGTCCGACCTCGCCGCGATCGACAGCACCCTCGCCGACATCGTGCAGGCAGGTGACGACGCCGCCCGGGTCGAGCTGGAACTGCAGTCCGCGGAGTTCCGCAACGCCGGCAACCTCGTCCCGGTGCTGTGCGCGATGGTCGGCCCTTCGCCGTCCGCCGGATGATCGGCGATCGAGCACCACACCAAAGGCCCCGTAAGGGGCAAGCGACGCCCCTCGGCGAGAACGCGGTGGTGCAGGACGATGTGCTCCCGCCGGTGCACGGCAGGGTCGAACGGCAAGTGCGTAACCTCTGGCTATGAATCGACGGGGATGGAGCCTGGTCGTTGTCGCCGCCAGTGTGCTGGCCTTGGTTTCACTTGCCTCAAACGTGACGACCGTGAGCCAGCTCGAAGGCAAGGCGGACACCTTGCTGGCCGGACGGTTGACCCTGAGCCAACTGGTCAACGCGGGGACGGTCTGGGCGGGGCTGGCAGTGGTGTCCGGGTGGCTCGTCCGACGCCCCGCGCAGGCCGTTGCCGCCGGAGTCGTCGCCCTGCTCACCGCTTGCGTCGTGCACTACGGCGTGGGGACAGCCTTCGGCATGTTCGATCCGAACGTCTGGACGGCCAACGTGCACTGGCTCCTGGCGGCGATCGTCGTGGGCGGACCGCTCGGCCTGGTGGGCGCAATCGCTCGCCGGCGCGATCCGTGGGGGGTGGCGGCCCGCCTAGGTTCTGTCTCGCGGATCATGAATCTGGTTCGTTAGACGTGTGTGGCCCGTGGAGACCTGAGCAACGCCGAGTGGGCTGTGCTGGAGCCGTTGCTTCCGGCGCAGCCCGCTCGCGGCGGACAGTGGCGTGACCACCGGCAAGTCGTCAACGCGATCTGCTGGATCAAACGCACTGGGTCGCCTTGGCGTGACCTGCCCGAACGCTACGGGCCGTGGAAGACCGCCTACCAGCGGTTCCGGCGCTGGGCCGCCGACGGCACCTGGGCCATGCTCAAGAAGCAGGTCATCGCCCTGGCCGAGGCCGACGACGACATCGACTGGGACGCCCAGATCGACGCCACGATCGTGCGAGTGCACCAGCACGCCGCCGGCGCCCGTAAAAGGGGCTCGACAGTGACGAATCGCGGGCACGCCAGGGCATCGGACGCTCCCGCGGCGGGCTGACCACGAAGGTCCACACCCTGTCCGACGGACGCGGCCGATCCCTGGCCACCCGGATCACCCCCGGTCAGGCCGCCGACACCCGCCAGCTGGCGGCGCTGCTGGACCAGGTCGCGGTTCCGCGTCCGGGTGGCATCGGTCGGCCACGCAAGCGCCCGGACTCGTTGACCGGCGACAAGGCGTATTCGTCACGAGCCAACCGGGCGCTGCTGCGTTCACGGGACATCACCACGGTCATCCCGGAGCCCAACGACCAGATCGCCAACCGGAAGCGGCGCGGGCGCGTCGGTGGTAGACCACCGAACTTCGACCGCGCCGCATACCGCAAACGCAACCAGGTAGAACGCGGGTTCAACAGGCGCAAGCACTGGCGCGGCCTGGCCACCCGGTTCGACAAGTTGGCCAGCCACTACCAGGCCACCCTCGATCTCGTCGAGGCCCTGGACTGGCTACGCGCCGTGCCTGACAGACATGATCCGCGAGACAGAACCTAGTCGTCCCTGTCGGAGCCGTGCTGGAGCCGTTCGTCGTCGGCCGGTTCACCACCCCCGCGATCCTGCCCTGGCCGAACCGGGTGGCCGACATCGTCACCGGACTGGCGCTGTTGACGGCCGGAGCGGTGGGCTGCTGTCTGGTCCTTGCCGCCGGCAGGCGGCGGCCGGCAGTACATGAGCGGCGGGCTACGGGGGTTTCCTGACGCTCAGCCCCTGACCAGGTTTCCTGTTCAGGGGCTCATTTGCGGCGGTGGCGGGTAGAGGATTCGAACCTCTGCAGCTTTCGCGACGACCGCGCCGGGGCCCCAGGGGCCACGGGTCGGCACGCCGGCCACCGGCGCGTCGCTTGAATCATCCGCAGGTGACGGCGCGCGCGATACCGAGAATCAGCCCCGCGAGCCCACACATTCCCATCCCTGCCCCGATGATCACGACGGCGGGCCGCCTTTCGTCGTCCGGGCCCATCAGTACCCAGAGCAGACTGAACATGATGACAGCGACACCGATGCAGATAACTCCCGTAGGAGAAGCGTCTTTAGGGGTGTCGCCGGCCCCCAGACAGTTGCCCGCCAGCACGGTCAAGTGATCAAGCATTGGCCCATTAGACACACGGCCGTCAAGCCGAGCAGGGTGGACGTCGGGGGCTGCATGCCGCTTGGCCTCGGCCCGGGATTCTTCCGCCATGTTCCCGCAGGCCGCCCGTGGACGGCCGGACTCAACCGGACACACACCTGGCCGTCAAACGAAACGCGGCTCCGACCAATCTTGCTGGTCAGAGCCGCGTTCTTGCTGCTGGTGGCGGGTAGAGGATTCGAACCTCTGTAGCTTTCGCGACGGATTTACAGACGGCGAACCGTACCGGTACTGACCTGCGAATATGCCCCAAGCAGGTGAACTTTGCGCAACTTCACTGACCGTAGCTGCTCAGCCGAGCAACAAAAGCCATGCATAACCAAGTTGATTAAGCACCCTGCTTGTGCCCTGCTCTCGCGATGACAGAGCTTCAACCCTTGCTGAAACACAAGGAGTGCTGCTCTGTGTTTCAGCAAGGGTTGAAGGCCGTAGAACCTCGCGCCCGCACCGGCCGCGAAGCGTCCGAAGGAATATGGCTCGCGACGCGAGTCGTCCTAAGCTCTTCTCCCCCGCACTGGCACGGCGCGGCCCAGACCCGCCGGAGGCGGTGACACGGTGACAGTCGGCCCGCCGCACGTCTATCGCAGCAGTTCAGGAGCCCCGCAGACCTGTCACCGCTGGGCGGTGACAGGCGGTGACAACGGTGACAGCGCTATAGGCACGCAATGGCGTGCATGTTCTATGCACGCAGATGATGCCCGCGCTACAGTGCATCTATGGCAACCGAACGGATCAACCTCACCATGGAGGCCGACGCGCTGACCGCAGCACGCCGCGCCGCCGCGAGCGACGGTGTCTCACTGTCTGCCTGGCTGAGCCGCGCCGCGTGGAATCAGGCCATCGAGCACGCAGCCCGGATCAGCGCCGAGCAGGATCGTCACCTGGCCGACGAGTTCGCCGACTACGACGCTGAGCGCGAAGAGCTGATGTTCCGCCGGGAGGCTGCGTGAAGCGGGGCGAAGTGTGGCTGCGCGAACGTGCCGGCAGTAAGAACCTGGTGGTGCTTGTTGGCCACGACAAGCTCACCGAGACCCGCCCGACGACGCTGGTTGTGCCGCTGTCCGACGTGCGGGCATCAACGCTGATCGAGCCTGACGTACGGCTTGACGACGGTTCGTCCATCGGTGTGGCCATGACCCCGCGCGTCGGTGAGATCTCCAAGGACTACCTGACCGAACGGCGCGGCGCGCTGCACGCAGACTCGCTGGAAGCGCTGGAAACCGCCCTACGAGCGGTGCTCGACCTGTAAATACCGCCACCTCGCGTCCGGCCGCAACGAGCCGGGCGTGAGCGTTGGTGTGCCGACCCTACGCACGCCGGGGGCGGTGACAGCAGTGACACGGTGACAATCGCCCGGCCGCCGCAGCGTGACAGCAGTTCAGCAGCCCAAACTGCTGTCACCGCTCTGCGTTGACAACGGTGATCAATAACGTGGTAGTGCAACCTTGCCCACCCACGGTGACCGCGGTGAACGCTTGGCTTCGGCAGACACCCGAGTCCTTGCCCAAACCTCACCGGCCAAGGTAGGTATTCGCATCAGCCGGGTGACAGATCTCTGACTCTGGCGGCTTTGAGGTGGTAGACGGCAGCTCGGCGTTGTCAACATATCCAGATGTCACCCGAGATGCTTGCGGCAACACTGGTCTATACCTTTGCCGCCGTCGGCATTGTACTCGTAGCCTCGGCGTCGGTTTTACTAGCACGCACCAATGCATTTCTTTTTGCTGAGCTCCCGCTAAAGTTGCGCCTTACCCTAAGTCGTTCTCATTTCGGACGCGTGCCGAAGCCGTTGAAGCGAAAGTTGTTGGCGGAACCGCTCTTCATCTTTAGCCTCGCGGTTCTACTTGGCTCGCTAACCATTGCCTTTTTGGCAGATCTGGTCTTTAAGGCAAGATGGTACGCAATACTTGCTTGCGTTGTCCTCTATATCCTTTCAATGACTGCGGCCATACGTCTTGCATGGGTCAACAACATTCGGTACTTCCGCCGATGGGACGACCTTAGGGTGAGGTGGACTGGACGCCATCATGCGCATATGCGCCAGTCCATTAGCCATCACCTCGCCAACAGCTTTTTTCTTGACGTATACACATTTCTTGTTATGCAGCTATCACCGGCCGCCATCTGTGCGGTGCTCTTCGCTCAACATGGCGATAAACTCGACTCCGACCAGCAGCCACAATTTGACGTTCCCCTGAGCTTCATCATCAGCGGCTGCCTTGCGTTCGTTATGACTGGAACGGCACTTAGATGGATTAGGCGGAGAGTTCCCGCATATTCGGCCTTGCAAGCGCTAGACCGAGCGCGTGTCTCTGTAGCAAATTGGGACTCCCCCACCAGGGATACAGCGCGGACCATCGTGCGGGCCGGCCTTGAGGTCAATCGGTATGCAGAGAGCATCGAGAGGGATTTGCCATATCCTCTGACCAGTGGTCGGGCAGCGCTCCTCAGGGCCTCAGCCGCCAACATTCAAGAATTCATAGGCCATCGAGACTCCCTGACGTCCGATCGCCCACGACGACTGATAAACG contains these protein-coding regions:
- a CDS encoding IS5 family transposase (programmed frameshift), whose protein sequence is MARGDLSNAEWAVLEPLLPAQPARGGQWRDHRQVVNAICWIKRTGSPWRDLPERYGPWKTAYQRFRRWAADGTWAMLKKQVIALAEADDDIDWDAQIDATIVRVHQHAAGARKRGSTVTNPRARQGIGRSRGGLTTKVHTLSDGRGRSLATRITPGQAADTRQLAALLDQVAVPRPGGIGRPRKRPDSLTGDKAYSSRANRALLRSRDITTVIPEPNDQIANRKRRGRVGGRPPNFDRAAYRKRNQVERGFNRRKHWRGLATRFDKLASHYQATLDLVEALDWLRAVPDRHDPRDRT
- a CDS encoding type II toxin-antitoxin system PemK/MazF family toxin, which translates into the protein MKRGEVWLRERAGSKNLVVLVGHDKLTETRPTTLVVPLSDVRASTLIEPDVRLDDGSSIGVAMTPRVGEISKDYLTERRGALHADSLEALETALRAVLDL